The following are encoded together in the Gammaproteobacteria bacterium genome:
- the fliP gene encoding flagellar type III secretion system pore protein FliP (The bacterial flagellar biogenesis protein FliP forms a type III secretion system (T3SS)-type pore required for flagellar assembly.), whose amino-acid sequence MRAGRALVIAVPVLLTVLLLAPGVVVAQTDPVSILSAGGNLGVPAMKVTVNPDGSQDYTVTIQILALMTALTVLPALLMLMTSFTRIIVVFAILRQALGLQQTPSNQILLGLALFLTLFIMSPVLELADQDALQPYLREELTAVQALDKVRQPFQTFMLAQTRESDLDMFLRISASGPLAGPEAVPFMVLVPAFVTSELKTAFQIGFLLFIPFLIIDLVVASVLMAMGMMMLSPMIISLPFKIMLFVLVDGWALIIGSLASSFAL is encoded by the coding sequence ATGAGAGCAGGTCGCGCGCTGGTAATCGCGGTGCCGGTGTTGCTGACCGTGCTGCTGTTGGCGCCTGGGGTCGTGGTGGCCCAGACTGACCCGGTCTCGATCCTGAGCGCCGGTGGAAATCTTGGCGTGCCCGCCATGAAAGTGACCGTCAACCCCGACGGCAGCCAGGATTACACCGTAACCATCCAGATCCTGGCGCTGATGACGGCACTGACCGTGCTGCCCGCGCTGCTGATGTTGATGACCTCGTTCACGCGCATCATCGTGGTATTCGCGATTCTGCGTCAGGCTCTCGGCTTGCAGCAGACGCCATCCAACCAGATCCTGCTTGGACTGGCGCTGTTCCTGACTCTCTTCATCATGTCGCCGGTACTGGAATTGGCGGACCAGGACGCACTGCAACCCTATCTGCGCGAAGAACTCACGGCGGTCCAGGCCCTGGACAAGGTACGGCAACCGTTCCAGACCTTCATGCTGGCCCAGACGCGCGAGAGCGATCTCGACATGTTCCTGCGCATATCCGCAAGTGGCCCGCTCGCCGGTCCCGAAGCCGTGCCGTTCATGGTGCTGGTTCCGGCATTCGTGACCAGTGAACTGAAAACCGCTTTCCAGATCGGATTCCTGCTGTTCATCCCGTTCCTGATCATCGACCTGGTGGTCGCGAGCGTACTGATGGCGATGGGCATGATGATGCTCTCGCCGATGATCATCTCGCTGCCGTTCAAGATCATGCTGTTCGTGCTGGTGGACGGATGGGCCCTGATCATTGGTTCGCTGGCGTCGAGCTTCGCGTTGTAG
- the fliM gene encoding flagellar motor switch protein FliM yields MQELLSQEEIDALLHGVDEGEVEVEYGVPAADVQEYDLSTQDRVVRGRMPSLERANERFARHLRTGFRGLLRRGLEVGYDGMQIQKFGEYFTNLLVPTSINVVRLQPLPGLALIVMDAQLVFLLVDNFFGGGRFNAKVEGREFTPSETLVVDRALETVFGELQKAWGVLAAIKVQLLQKEASADATTSYNPNDIAVISSFSVDFDVSGGKLHLVVPYGMIEPIRELLDRSSVTEADARDSRWEAALKENIKDAMIDLRCKVAETEISLREVIDLDVGDVIPIEIPQPVLRADTIPLFSVRLGTLKGNLALQVLNKIDRPG; encoded by the coding sequence GTGCAGGAATTGCTGTCACAGGAGGAAATCGACGCGCTGTTGCACGGTGTGGACGAGGGCGAGGTGGAGGTCGAATATGGTGTGCCTGCGGCCGATGTGCAGGAGTACGATCTCAGCACCCAGGATCGCGTCGTCAGGGGGCGCATGCCATCGCTGGAGCGCGCCAACGAACGCTTCGCACGCCATCTGCGCACCGGTTTCCGCGGCTTGCTGCGACGCGGTCTCGAGGTCGGTTACGACGGGATGCAGATCCAGAAATTCGGCGAGTACTTTACCAACCTGCTGGTACCGACCAGCATCAACGTGGTTCGCCTGCAGCCCCTGCCGGGGCTTGCCCTGATCGTGATGGACGCCCAGTTGGTGTTCCTGCTGGTAGATAATTTTTTCGGTGGCGGGCGTTTCAATGCCAAGGTCGAGGGGCGCGAATTCACGCCGTCCGAGACGCTGGTTGTCGACCGCGCGCTGGAGACGGTGTTTGGCGAACTGCAAAAGGCATGGGGCGTGCTGGCGGCGATAAAGGTCCAGTTGCTGCAGAAGGAAGCCAGCGCGGATGCGACCACCAGCTACAATCCCAACGATATCGCGGTGATCAGCAGCTTCAGTGTCGATTTCGATGTGAGTGGAGGCAAGTTGCACCTGGTGGTGCCCTACGGCATGATCGAGCCGATACGTGAACTGCTCGATCGCTCGTCGGTTACCGAGGCCGATGCACGGGATTCCCGCTGGGAGGCGGCGCTGAAGGAGAACATCAAGGACGCAATGATCGATCTCCGCTGCAAGGTGGCCGAGACGGAGATATCCCTGCGCGAGGTGATCGATCTCGATGTCGGTGACGTGATCCCGATCGAGATTCCGCAACCGGTGCTGCGCGCCGACACGATACCCCTGTTCAGTGTGCGCCTCGGTACCCTGAAGGGTAACCTTGCCCTGCAGGTTCTGAACAAGATTGATCGGCCCGGCTGA
- the fliO gene encoding flagellar biosynthetic protein FliO: MAMGVTSGAAGSGDIWQVTLALAAVVLAILALAWLLKRLQRGVISGSAHLKVVASLPVGPRERVLLVDVAGTQVLLGVTAQQITALHRFGGQVVAPETRGAADFATRLRQAIGAGGAP, encoded by the coding sequence ATGGCGATGGGGGTGACATCTGGCGCGGCGGGTAGCGGCGACATCTGGCAGGTCACGCTGGCGCTGGCTGCGGTGGTGCTAGCGATCCTGGCACTGGCCTGGCTGCTCAAGCGGCTCCAGCGCGGTGTGATCTCCGGTTCCGCACATCTCAAGGTGGTTGCCTCGTTGCCGGTTGGTCCGCGCGAGCGGGTATTGCTGGTGGATGTGGCGGGTACCCAGGTGCTGCTCGGTGTAACAGCGCAGCAGATCACTGCACTGCACCGCTTCGGTGGCCAGGTAGTGGCTCCGGAGACCCGGGGCGCGGCTGATTTCGCGACCCGGTTGCGTCAGGCGATCGGCGCCGGGGGCGCGCCATGA
- the fliR gene encoding flagellar type III secretion system protein FliR has protein sequence MLELSLPTLSTWLGGYLYPLFRIGAFFMVAPVFGAALVSARIRIGLALLVSVLIAPMIPPVPAIDPLSPAAAVLIAQQVLVGIGIGFVMQIFLHIFVFGAQMVAMQMALGFASMADPANGVSVTVVAQYFLLLLTLVFVATNGHLAMFEILLESFRYLPIGGGWIGAQASWNIANWASWMFLSGLLLALPAVTALLVVNMAFGVMTRAAPQLNVFSLGFPVSMVFGLFVIWASMGGFLPRFDLLSGQAFAMLRELIGAPV, from the coding sequence ATGCTCGAGCTGTCGCTGCCGACGCTCAGCACCTGGCTGGGCGGCTATCTCTACCCGCTGTTCCGTATCGGCGCGTTCTTCATGGTGGCTCCGGTGTTCGGTGCGGCATTGGTATCGGCGCGCATTCGTATCGGGCTCGCGCTGCTGGTCAGCGTGCTCATTGCACCGATGATTCCCCCGGTACCGGCCATCGATCCGCTGTCGCCCGCGGCCGCGGTGCTGATTGCGCAGCAGGTTCTGGTGGGAATCGGCATCGGCTTCGTGATGCAGATCTTCCTTCACATATTCGTATTCGGCGCGCAGATGGTTGCGATGCAGATGGCACTTGGCTTTGCGTCGATGGCGGATCCCGCCAACGGTGTCAGCGTCACTGTCGTCGCGCAATATTTCCTGCTGCTGCTCACCCTGGTGTTCGTGGCCACCAATGGCCATCTGGCCATGTTCGAAATCCTGCTGGAAAGTTTCCGTTACCTGCCGATCGGCGGCGGCTGGATCGGCGCCCAGGCGAGCTGGAACATCGCGAACTGGGCGTCGTGGATGTTTCTGAGCGGGCTGTTGCTGGCGCTGCCGGCGGTCACCGCGCTGCTGGTGGTCAACATGGCGTTCGGGGTGATGACCCGTGCCGCGCCGCAGCTGAACGTTTTCTCGCTTGGCTTTCCGGTGTCGATGGTCTTTGGCCTCTTCGTGATATGGGCCAGCATGGGCGGTTTCCTGCCGCGTTTCGATCTGCTTTCGGGGCAGGCCTTCGCGATGTTGCGCGAACTGATCGGCGCCCCGGTCTGA
- the fliQ gene encoding flagellar biosynthesis protein FliQ — translation MTPEMTLKLFGDGFLLVVLMVSVLVVPSLIVGLVVSVFQAATQINEQTLSFLPRLLTTLLTLLVAGPWLLSRLIEFTHRVTDSFSLILLG, via the coding sequence ATGACGCCGGAAATGACCCTCAAGCTGTTTGGTGACGGCTTTCTGCTGGTGGTGCTGATGGTGAGCGTGCTGGTGGTTCCGAGCCTGATCGTCGGCCTGGTGGTCAGCGTGTTCCAGGCCGCCACCCAGATCAATGAACAGACCCTGAGCTTTTTGCCGCGGCTGCTCACCACGCTGCTGACGCTGCTGGTTGCCGGTCCCTGGCTGCTGTCGCGCCTGATCGAATTCACGCACCGCGTGACCGACTCCTTCTCGCTGATCCTGCTGGGCTGA
- a CDS encoding flagellar basal body-associated FliL family protein — MEKDNNDDNDSAGELDAGAAAAGRKKKLLIIAAAVGLLLVLGGGAAWFLRSGDAGTADSAATVATPAPAIYASLGERFVVTLQQEGKQRYFQVSLSVMAREQSAIDALTVHAPLIRGRLVSLLGSQDFAALQTEQGKLALRASILGTVQEILTAETGHAGVEQVFFTEFVLQ; from the coding sequence ATGGAAAAAGACAATAACGACGATAATGACTCTGCGGGGGAACTGGATGCTGGTGCTGCCGCCGCCGGCAGGAAGAAAAAGCTGCTGATCATCGCCGCCGCAGTCGGCTTGCTGCTCGTGCTGGGCGGTGGGGCAGCGTGGTTCCTGCGTTCCGGTGACGCCGGGACCGCAGATTCCGCAGCGACGGTTGCGACGCCGGCACCGGCGATCTACGCCTCGCTCGGTGAGCGCTTCGTGGTGACGCTGCAGCAGGAGGGGAAGCAGCGCTACTTCCAGGTTTCGCTCAGCGTGATGGCACGCGAGCAATCCGCCATCGATGCGCTGACGGTTCACGCGCCGCTGATCAGGGGGCGACTGGTGAGCCTGCTGGGATCACAGGATTTTGCCGCACTGCAGACCGAGCAGGGCAAACTGGCCTTGCGTGCCTCGATACTCGGCACGGTGCAGGAAATTCTCACCGCGGAGACCGGGCACGCGGGTGTCGAACAGGTGTTTTTCACGGAATTCGTGCTCCAGTAA
- the fliN gene encoding flagellar motor switch protein FliN: MENQDPNNTPQSGKPAQPDDLPEFSGTGNPAKANPDLEMILDIPIRLSMEIGNTQISIRHLLQLGQGSVIELDRLAGEPLDVLVNGTLIAHGEVVVVNEKFGIRMTDVISPSERIKKLA, from the coding sequence ATGGAAAATCAGGATCCGAACAACACGCCTCAAAGCGGGAAGCCGGCACAGCCCGACGATCTTCCCGAATTCAGCGGCACCGGCAACCCGGCGAAGGCGAACCCGGATCTAGAGATGATTCTCGACATCCCGATCCGTCTTTCGATGGAGATCGGCAATACCCAGATCTCGATCCGCCACCTGCTGCAACTGGGACAGGGCTCGGTGATCGAACTCGATCGCCTGGCGGGCGAGCCGCTCGACGTGCTGGTCAACGGCACGCTGATCGCGCATGGCGAGGTGGTGGTGGTGAACGAGAAATTCGGCATCCGCATGACCGACGTGATCAGCCCCTCGGAACGCATCAAGAAACTTGCCTGA